Proteins encoded together in one Rhea pennata isolate bPtePen1 chromosome 27, bPtePen1.pri, whole genome shotgun sequence window:
- the ZNF414 gene encoding zinc finger protein 414 isoform X2 — protein sequence MKTEKDEALPTFSLSGKYTGEGAGCSDPAVSGSQVPVAGSGGGGAQVQDLRLLKRRPVPGKHYQCSSYGCKLAFHSMQELMDHLKVHYRPTQSLEGKTFHCPTLGCTETFPSMQDLMTHMKVHYKPNRYFKCENCLLRFRTHRSLFKHLHVCSDSSSSSGPAPKAEKPVLPATSALEKEPLAKPLEGLPKLQSVIRHMEKEAILPSMDTVSAAAPAALPAGLPDLRGSLEAVPLVSPAPHPFPLLEPNLFGPSSLTRFSGPPHSSGPGPFLSYMHPSPYSLPQTSVQHRLRPYLPSQGLPGSNAVWKKSQGVSVSPLLPCFGSGVTPGHSANSRIVWEHTRGRYTCMQCPYSTASRDEMTLHIEEHRKNPPPPGRLDGEMDFGVGLASFHSKLTPEMENTLYSQL from the exons ATGAAGACGGAGAAGGACGAGGCTTTGCCTACCTTCTCCTTGAGCGGTAAATACACTGGAGAGGGGGCAG GTTGCAGTGACCCGGCTGTGTCTGGCAGCCAGGTGCCAGTGGCAGGGAGCGGAGGTGGAGGAGCGCAAGTGCAGGATTTGCGGCTGCTGAAACGCCGGCCTGTCCCTG gGAAGCACTACCAGTGCTCAAGCTATGGCTGCAAACTGGCCTTCCACAGCATGCAGGAGCTGATGGATCACTTAAAAGTCCACTACAGACCCACACAGTCTCTCGAGG GCAAAACTTTCCACTGCCCCACTCTGGGCTGCACTGAGACGTTTCCCAGCATGCAGGACCTCATGACCCACATGAAGGTGCACTACAAGCCAAACCGCTACTTCAA GTGCGAGAACTGCCTGCTGCGTTTCCGGACGCACCGCTCCCTCTTCAAGCACCTGCACGTCTGCTCCgacagctccagcagctccggGCCGGCCCCCAAAGCCGAGAAGCCTGTCTTACCTGCTACCTCCGCCCTGGAGAAGGAGCCCCTGGCCAAGCCGCTGGAAGGGCTGCCCAAGCTCCAGAGCGTCATCCGGCACATGGAGAAAGAAGCCATCCTCCCTAGCATGGACACGGTGTCTgccgcagcgccggccgccCTCCCTGCCGGCCTCCCCGACCTCCGCGGCTCCCTGGAGGCCGTGCCGCTCGTCTCACCGGCCCCCCACCCCTTCCCGCTGCTGGAACCCAACCTTTTTGGGCCGTCGTCCTTGACTCGGTTCTCGGGGCCTCCCCATTCCTCGGGGCCAGGGCCTTTCCTGTCGTATATGCACCCCTCGCCCTACAGCTTACCTCAGACCTCGGTCCAGCATCGCCTCAGGCCGTACCTGCCTAGCCAAGGCCTTCCCGGCTCCAACGCCGTGTGGAAGAAAAGCCAAG GTGTGAGTGTCAGCCCACTCCTCCCATGCTTTGGCTCAGGAGTGACTCCAG GGCACTCGGCCAACAGCCGCATCGTGTGGGAGCACACACGGGGCCGCTACACCTGCATGCAGTGCCCCTACTCCACCGCCTCGCGGGACGAGATGACGCTGCACATTGAGGAGCACCGCAAGaacccgccgccgcccggccgcctcGACGGAGAGATGG ATTTCGGGGTGGGCCTCGCCTCCTTCCACTCGAAGCTGACGCCGGAGATGGAGAACACCCTGTACTCGCAGCTCTGA
- the LOC134151629 gene encoding acidic leucine-rich nuclear phosphoprotein 32 family member B isoform X2 — MEMKKRLTLELRNKKPGEVKELVLDNCRSDDGKIVGLSSDFENLEFLSMININLLSVSNLPKLNKLRKLELSDNRISGGLEVLAERTPNLTHLNLSGNKIKDINTLEPLKKLPNLHSLDLFNCEVTMLINYRESVFTLLPQLTYLDGFDADDQEAPDSDPEADGDGLEDEYENGEEGEEEDDDEEEDDLDEEVIDDEEDEDDDLEGEEEEDGVDDEDEDEEEDGEEDEEDEADDDLPRGEKRKRNLEDEGEEDPEDEEDDEDD; from the exons GTGAAGGAGCTGGTTCTTGATAACTGCCGTTCAGATGATGGGAAGATCGTTGGGCTCTCCTCAGATTTTGAGAACCTGGAGTTCCTCAGCATGATCAACATCAACTTGCTGTCTGTCTCCAATCTCCCCAAGCTTAACAAACTCCGCAAG CTGGAGCTGAGTGATAACAGGATTTCTGGTGGCCTTGAAGTTCTAGCAGAGAGAACTCCTAACCTGACACACTTGAATCTAAGTGGCAACAAGATCAAAGACATCAATACCCTGGAGCCCTTG AAAAAGTTGCCGAACCTGCATAGTCTGGACCTCTTCAATTGTGAGGTGACAATGCTGATCAACTACCGAGAGAGCGTGTTcaccctcctgccccagctcaCCTACCTAGATGGGTTTGATGCTGATGACCAGGAAGCCCCTGATTCAGACCCTGAAGCAGATGGGGATGGATTAGAAGATGAATATGAGAATGGGgaag AAGGTGAGGAAGAAGATGAtgatgaggaggaagatgattTGGATGAAGAAGTTATTGATGAtgaggaagatgaagatgatgatCTGGAAggtgaagaggaggaagatggagTAGATGATGAG GAcgaagatgaggaggaagatggtGAGGAAGATGAAGAGGATGAAGCCGATGATG ACCTTCCGcgaggagaaaagagaaaacgAAATCTAGAGGATGAAGGAGAAGAAGATCCAGAAGACGAAGAGGATGATGAGGATGACTGA
- the ZNF414 gene encoding zinc finger protein 414 isoform X1 translates to MKTEKDEALPTFSLSGKYTGEGAGCSDPAVSGSQVPVAGSGGGGAQVQDLRLLKRRPVPGKHYQCSSYGCKLAFHSMQELMDHLKVHYRPTQSLEGKTFHCPTLGCTETFPSMQDLMTHMKVHYKPNRYFKCENCLLRFRTHRSLFKHLHVCSDSSSSSGPAPKAEKPVLPATSALEKEPLAKPLEGLPKLQSVIRHMEKEAILPSMDTVSAAAPAALPAGLPDLRGSLEAVPLVSPAPHPFPLLEPNLFGPSSLTRFSGPPHSSGPGPFLSYMHPSPYSLPQTSVQHRLRPYLPSQGLPGSNAVWKKSQGHSANSRIVWEHTRGRYTCMQCPYSTASRDEMTLHIEEHRKNPPPPGRLDGEMDFGVGLASFHSKLTPEMENTLYSQL, encoded by the exons ATGAAGACGGAGAAGGACGAGGCTTTGCCTACCTTCTCCTTGAGCGGTAAATACACTGGAGAGGGGGCAG GTTGCAGTGACCCGGCTGTGTCTGGCAGCCAGGTGCCAGTGGCAGGGAGCGGAGGTGGAGGAGCGCAAGTGCAGGATTTGCGGCTGCTGAAACGCCGGCCTGTCCCTG gGAAGCACTACCAGTGCTCAAGCTATGGCTGCAAACTGGCCTTCCACAGCATGCAGGAGCTGATGGATCACTTAAAAGTCCACTACAGACCCACACAGTCTCTCGAGG GCAAAACTTTCCACTGCCCCACTCTGGGCTGCACTGAGACGTTTCCCAGCATGCAGGACCTCATGACCCACATGAAGGTGCACTACAAGCCAAACCGCTACTTCAA GTGCGAGAACTGCCTGCTGCGTTTCCGGACGCACCGCTCCCTCTTCAAGCACCTGCACGTCTGCTCCgacagctccagcagctccggGCCGGCCCCCAAAGCCGAGAAGCCTGTCTTACCTGCTACCTCCGCCCTGGAGAAGGAGCCCCTGGCCAAGCCGCTGGAAGGGCTGCCCAAGCTCCAGAGCGTCATCCGGCACATGGAGAAAGAAGCCATCCTCCCTAGCATGGACACGGTGTCTgccgcagcgccggccgccCTCCCTGCCGGCCTCCCCGACCTCCGCGGCTCCCTGGAGGCCGTGCCGCTCGTCTCACCGGCCCCCCACCCCTTCCCGCTGCTGGAACCCAACCTTTTTGGGCCGTCGTCCTTGACTCGGTTCTCGGGGCCTCCCCATTCCTCGGGGCCAGGGCCTTTCCTGTCGTATATGCACCCCTCGCCCTACAGCTTACCTCAGACCTCGGTCCAGCATCGCCTCAGGCCGTACCTGCCTAGCCAAGGCCTTCCCGGCTCCAACGCCGTGTGGAAGAAAAGCCAAG GGCACTCGGCCAACAGCCGCATCGTGTGGGAGCACACACGGGGCCGCTACACCTGCATGCAGTGCCCCTACTCCACCGCCTCGCGGGACGAGATGACGCTGCACATTGAGGAGCACCGCAAGaacccgccgccgcccggccgcctcGACGGAGAGATGG ATTTCGGGGTGGGCCTCGCCTCCTTCCACTCGAAGCTGACGCCGGAGATGGAGAACACCCTGTACTCGCAGCTCTGA
- the LOC134151629 gene encoding acidic leucine-rich nuclear phosphoprotein 32 family member B isoform X1 yields the protein MEMKKRLTLELRNKKPGEVKELVLDNCRSDDGKIVGLSSDFENLEFLSMININLLSVSNLPKLNKLRKLELSDNRISGGLEVLAERTPNLTHLNLSGNKIKDINTLEPLKKLPNLHSLDLFNCEVTMLINYRESVFTLLPQLTYLDGFDADDQEAPDSDPEADGDGLEDEYENGEGEEEDDDEEEDDLDEEVIDDEEDEDDDLEGEEEEDGVDDEDEDEEEDGEEDEEDEADDDLPRGEKRKRNLEDEGEEDPEDEEDDEDD from the exons GTGAAGGAGCTGGTTCTTGATAACTGCCGTTCAGATGATGGGAAGATCGTTGGGCTCTCCTCAGATTTTGAGAACCTGGAGTTCCTCAGCATGATCAACATCAACTTGCTGTCTGTCTCCAATCTCCCCAAGCTTAACAAACTCCGCAAG CTGGAGCTGAGTGATAACAGGATTTCTGGTGGCCTTGAAGTTCTAGCAGAGAGAACTCCTAACCTGACACACTTGAATCTAAGTGGCAACAAGATCAAAGACATCAATACCCTGGAGCCCTTG AAAAAGTTGCCGAACCTGCATAGTCTGGACCTCTTCAATTGTGAGGTGACAATGCTGATCAACTACCGAGAGAGCGTGTTcaccctcctgccccagctcaCCTACCTAGATGGGTTTGATGCTGATGACCAGGAAGCCCCTGATTCAGACCCTGAAGCAGATGGGGATGGATTAGAAGATGAATATGAGAATGGGgaag GTGAGGAAGAAGATGAtgatgaggaggaagatgattTGGATGAAGAAGTTATTGATGAtgaggaagatgaagatgatgatCTGGAAggtgaagaggaggaagatggagTAGATGATGAG GAcgaagatgaggaggaagatggtGAGGAAGATGAAGAGGATGAAGCCGATGATG ACCTTCCGcgaggagaaaagagaaaacgAAATCTAGAGGATGAAGGAGAAGAAGATCCAGAAGACGAAGAGGATGATGAGGATGACTGA